One genomic region from Streptomyces sp. NBC_00457 encodes:
- the pta gene encoding phosphate acetyltransferase, whose translation MTRSVYVTGIDRGDGRQVVELGVMELLTRQVDRVGVFRPLVHDGPDRLFELLRARYRLSQDPATVYGMDYHEASALQAEQGADELVSTLVDRFHLVARDYDVVLVLGTDYADTQFPDELSLNARLANEFGASVIPVVGGRGQSAESVLAETRNAYRAYDGLGCDVLAMVTNRVAREDRDGIAERLTDRLPVPCYVVPDEPALSAPTVAQISHALGAKVVLGDDSGLARDALDFVFGGAMLPNFLSALTPGCLVVTPGDRADLVVGSLAAHSAGTPPIAGVLLTLNEVPSDEILTLAARLAPGTPVLSVSGNSFPTAAELFGLEGKLNAATPRKAETALGLFERYADTGDLLKRVSAPSSDRVTPMMFEHKLLEQARSDMRRVVLPEGTEPRVLHAAEVLLRRGVCDLTLLGPVDQIRKKAADLGIDLGDSQLIDPATSELRDGFAEQYAALRAHKGVTVELAYDVVSDVNYFGTLMVQEGLADGMVSGSVHSTAATIRPGFEIIKTKPDASIVSSVFFMCLADKVLVYGDCAVNPDPNAEQLADIAIQSAATAQQFGVEPRIAMLSYSTGTSGSGADVDKVREATELVRERRPDLKIEGPIQYDAAVEPTVARTKLPESEVAGQASVLIFPDLNTGNNTYKAVQRSAGTIAVGPVLQGLRKPVNDLSRGALVQDIVNTVAITAIQAQTPSEKATAQ comes from the coding sequence GTGACGCGCAGCGTGTACGTGACCGGTATCGACCGCGGCGACGGCCGCCAGGTCGTCGAGCTGGGGGTCATGGAACTGCTGACCCGGCAGGTCGACCGGGTGGGCGTCTTCCGCCCCCTCGTCCACGACGGACCGGACCGGCTGTTCGAGCTGCTGCGCGCCCGGTACCGGCTCTCGCAGGACCCGGCGACGGTCTACGGCATGGACTACCACGAGGCGTCCGCGCTCCAGGCCGAGCAGGGAGCCGACGAGCTGGTCTCCACCCTCGTCGACCGCTTCCATCTCGTCGCCCGGGACTACGACGTCGTCCTCGTCCTCGGCACCGACTACGCCGACACCCAGTTCCCGGACGAGCTGTCCCTCAACGCCCGGTTGGCGAACGAGTTCGGCGCGTCCGTGATCCCGGTGGTCGGCGGCCGGGGGCAGAGCGCCGAGTCCGTGCTCGCCGAGACCCGCAACGCCTACCGCGCCTACGACGGCCTCGGCTGCGACGTCCTCGCCATGGTCACCAACCGGGTCGCCCGCGAGGACCGTGACGGCATCGCCGAACGGCTCACCGACCGGCTGCCGGTGCCCTGCTACGTCGTGCCGGACGAGCCCGCCCTCTCCGCGCCGACCGTCGCCCAGATCAGTCACGCCCTCGGTGCCAAGGTGGTGCTCGGCGACGACTCCGGGCTCGCCCGTGACGCGCTCGACTTCGTCTTCGGCGGCGCGATGCTGCCCAACTTCCTGAGCGCCCTGACCCCGGGCTGCCTGGTCGTCACGCCGGGCGACCGCGCCGACCTGGTCGTCGGCTCGCTCGCCGCGCACAGCGCCGGCACCCCGCCCATAGCCGGCGTACTCCTGACGCTCAACGAAGTGCCCAGCGACGAGATCCTCACCCTCGCCGCCCGCCTCGCCCCCGGAACCCCGGTCCTCTCGGTCTCCGGCAACAGTTTCCCGACCGCCGCCGAACTCTTCGGTTTGGAAGGGAAGTTGAACGCGGCCACCCCGCGCAAGGCGGAGACCGCGCTCGGCCTGTTCGAGCGGTACGCCGACACCGGCGACCTGCTGAAGCGGGTCAGCGCCCCCAGCAGCGACCGCGTCACCCCCATGATGTTCGAGCACAAGCTCCTCGAACAGGCCCGCTCCGACATGCGCCGCGTCGTCCTCCCGGAGGGCACCGAGCCCCGCGTCCTGCACGCCGCCGAGGTGCTGCTGCGCCGCGGCGTCTGCGACCTCACCCTCCTCGGCCCGGTCGACCAGATCCGCAAGAAGGCCGCCGACCTCGGCATCGACCTCGGCGACTCCCAGCTGATCGACCCGGCCACCAGCGAACTGCGCGACGGCTTCGCCGAGCAGTACGCGGCCCTGCGCGCCCACAAGGGCGTGACGGTGGAGCTGGCGTACGACGTGGTCTCCGACGTGAACTACTTCGGCACGCTGATGGTGCAGGAGGGCCTGGCCGACGGCATGGTGTCCGGCTCGGTCCACTCCACGGCGGCCACGATCCGCCCCGGCTTCGAGATCATCAAGACCAAGCCGGACGCGTCGATCGTCTCCTCCGTCTTCTTCATGTGCCTCGCCGACAAGGTCCTCGTCTACGGCGACTGCGCAGTCAACCCCGACCCGAACGCCGAGCAGCTCGCCGACATCGCCATCCAGTCCGCCGCGACCGCCCAGCAGTTCGGCGTGGAGCCGCGGATCGCGATGCTGTCGTACTCGACCGGTACGTCCGGCTCGGGCGCCGACGTCGACAAGGTGCGCGAGGCGACCGAGCTGGTACGGGAGAGGCGTCCCGACCTGAAGATCGAGGGGCCGATCCAGTACGACGCCGCCGTGGAGCCGACCGTCGCCCGCACCAAGCTGCCGGAGTCCGAAGTCGCCGGTCAGGCCAGCGTGTTGATCTTCCCCGACCTGAACACCGGCAACAACACCTACAAGGCCGTGCAGCGTTCGGCCGGCACGATCGCCGTCGGCCCGGTCCTCCAGGGTCTGCGCAAGCCGGTCAACGACCTCTCCCGCGGTGCCCTCGTCCAGGACATCGTCAACACCGTCGCCATCACGGCGATCCAGGCCCAGACCCCCAGCGAGAAGGCAACCGCACAGTGA
- a CDS encoding acetate kinase has protein sequence MSSTRVLVLNSGSSSVKYQLLDMRDGSRLAVGLVERIGEETSRLKHTPLATGESREWTGPMADHEAALKAVSEELAKDGLGLDSPELAAIGHRVVHGGKLFTEPTVIDDAVLAEIERLIPVAPLHNPANLTGIRTAQALRPDLPQVAVFDTAFHTTMPESAARYAIDVKTADEHRIRRYGFHGTSHAYVSRATAKLLGKDPSEVNVIVLHLGNGASASAVEGGRCVDTSMGLTPLEGLVMGTRSGDMDPAVIFHLMRVGGMSTDEIDTLLNKKSGLIGLCGDNDMREIRRRIDEGDEQAKLAFDIYIHRLKKYIGAYYAVLGRVDAVAFTAGVGENASPVREAAVAGLEALGLAVDSELNAVRSDEPRLISPESARVAVAVVPTDEELEIATQTYALVNDSRNLT, from the coding sequence GTGAGCTCGACGCGTGTCCTCGTCCTCAACTCCGGCTCCTCGTCGGTGAAGTACCAGCTGCTCGACATGCGCGACGGCAGCCGGCTGGCGGTGGGCCTGGTCGAGCGGATCGGTGAGGAGACGTCGCGGCTCAAGCACACCCCCCTCGCGACCGGCGAGTCCCGTGAGTGGACCGGCCCGATGGCCGACCACGAGGCCGCGCTGAAGGCCGTATCGGAAGAACTGGCGAAGGACGGGCTCGGCCTCGACTCGCCGGAGCTGGCCGCGATCGGCCACCGGGTGGTGCACGGCGGGAAGCTCTTCACCGAGCCGACCGTGATCGACGACGCCGTCCTCGCCGAGATCGAGCGGCTGATCCCGGTCGCCCCGCTGCACAACCCCGCCAACCTCACCGGCATCCGCACCGCCCAGGCGCTGCGCCCCGACCTGCCCCAGGTCGCCGTCTTCGACACCGCGTTCCACACGACGATGCCGGAGTCGGCGGCGCGCTACGCGATCGACGTGAAGACCGCCGACGAGCACCGGATCCGCCGGTACGGCTTCCACGGGACGTCGCACGCGTACGTCTCCCGGGCGACCGCGAAGCTGCTGGGCAAGGACCCTTCCGAGGTCAATGTGATCGTCCTGCACCTCGGAAACGGGGCGTCCGCCTCGGCGGTCGAGGGCGGTCGATGTGTCGACACCTCCATGGGGCTGACGCCTTTGGAGGGGCTGGTGATGGGTACGCGGTCCGGGGACATGGATCCTGCCGTCATCTTCCATTTGATGCGTGTTGGCGGAATGTCCACGGACGAGATCGACACTCTTCTCAACAAGAAGAGTGGGCTGATCGGTCTGTGCGGGGACAACGACATGCGGGAGATCCGCCGCCGGATCGACGAAGGTGACGAACAGGCGAAGCTGGCCTTCGACATCTACATTCACCGGCTGAAGAAGTACATCGGCGCCTATTACGCCGTACTCGGACGGGTGGACGCGGTCGCCTTCACAGCGGGAGTCGGGGAAAACGCGAGCCCGGTGCGGGAAGCTGCCGTGGCGGGCCTGGAGGCGCTGGGACTGGCCGTCGACAGCGAGCTGAACGCCGTACGGAGTGACGAGCCGCGGCTGATCTCGCCGGAGTCCGCGCGGGTCGCCGTAGCCGTGGTGCCGACCGATGAGGAACTGGAGATTGCGACACAGACGTACGCGCTCGTAAACGATTCTCGGAATCTCACCTGA
- the pyk gene encoding pyruvate kinase codes for MRRSKIVCTLGPAVDSHEQLVALIEAGMNVARFNFSHGTHAEHQGRYDRVRAASKETGRAIGVLADLQGPKIRLETFAEGPVELERGDEFVITTEDVPGDKQICGTTYKGLPGDVSRGDQILINDGNVELKVLDIEGPRVKSIVIEGGVVSDHKGINLPGAAVNVPALSDKDVDDLRFALRMGCDMVALSFVRDAKDVEDVHKVMDEEGRRVPVIAKVEKPQAVENMEGVVMAFDAVMVARGDLAVEYPLEKVPMVQKRLIELCRRNAKPVIVATQMMESMITNSRPTRAEASDVANAILDGADAVMLSAESSVGAYPIETVKTMSKIVVAAEQELMSKGLQPLVPGKKPRTQGGSVARAACEIADFLGGRGLIAFTQSGDTARRLCRYRASQPILAFTTDESTRNQLTLSWGVESHVVPFVNSTDEMVDLVDGEVLKLGRFNAGDTLIITAGSPPGVPGTTNMVRVHHLGGAAK; via the coding sequence ATGCGCCGTTCGAAAATCGTCTGTACTCTCGGCCCCGCGGTCGACTCCCATGAACAACTCGTCGCGCTGATCGAAGCCGGCATGAATGTGGCCCGCTTCAACTTCAGCCACGGCACCCACGCCGAGCACCAGGGCCGGTACGACCGTGTCCGCGCCGCGTCCAAGGAGACCGGCCGCGCGATCGGCGTCCTCGCCGACCTGCAGGGCCCCAAGATCCGGCTGGAGACCTTCGCCGAGGGCCCGGTGGAGCTGGAGCGCGGTGACGAGTTCGTCATCACCACCGAGGACGTCCCGGGCGACAAGCAGATCTGCGGGACGACCTACAAGGGCCTGCCCGGTGACGTCTCCCGCGGCGACCAGATCCTGATCAACGACGGCAACGTCGAGCTGAAGGTGCTGGACATCGAGGGCCCGCGGGTCAAGAGCATCGTCATCGAGGGCGGTGTCGTCTCCGACCACAAGGGCATCAACCTGCCCGGCGCGGCCGTCAACGTCCCGGCGCTGTCCGACAAGGACGTCGATGACCTCCGCTTCGCCCTCCGCATGGGCTGCGACATGGTCGCCCTGTCCTTCGTGCGGGACGCCAAGGACGTCGAGGACGTCCACAAGGTGATGGACGAGGAGGGCCGCCGGGTCCCCGTCATCGCCAAGGTGGAGAAGCCGCAGGCGGTGGAGAACATGGAGGGCGTCGTGATGGCGTTCGACGCCGTCATGGTGGCCCGCGGTGACCTGGCCGTCGAGTACCCGCTCGAGAAGGTCCCGATGGTGCAGAAGCGCCTGATCGAGCTGTGCCGGCGCAACGCCAAGCCGGTGATCGTGGCGACCCAGATGATGGAGTCGATGATCACCAACTCCCGCCCGACCCGCGCCGAGGCCTCCGACGTGGCCAACGCGATCCTGGACGGCGCGGACGCGGTGATGCTGTCCGCCGAGTCCTCGGTCGGCGCCTACCCGATCGAGACGGTCAAGACGATGTCGAAGATCGTCGTCGCGGCCGAGCAGGAGCTGATGTCGAAGGGCCTCCAGCCGCTCGTCCCCGGCAAGAAGCCGCGCACGCAGGGCGGTTCGGTCGCCCGCGCCGCCTGCGAGATCGCCGACTTCCTCGGCGGCAGGGGCCTGATCGCCTTCACCCAGTCCGGCGACACGGCCCGCCGCCTGTGCCGCTACCGGGCCTCCCAGCCGATCCTCGCCTTCACCACGGACGAGTCCACCCGCAACCAGCTCACCCTCAGCTGGGGCGTCGAGTCCCACGTCGTCCCCTTCGTCAACAGCACCGACGAGATGGTCGACCTGGTCGACGGCGAGGTCCTGAAGCTGGGCCGCTTCAACGCCGGCGACACTCTGATCATCACCGCGGGGTCGCCTCCTGGGGTGCCGGGGACGACGAACATGGTGCGGGTGCATCACTTGGGCGGGGCGGCTAAGTAA
- a CDS encoding DUF6114 domain-containing protein: protein MSAETPAATGQFSRRRLQFRAWRGTRPFWAGLFVLLGGIPIAYFPYANLKIGHLTLAMATTAGAGSLIIGVLLVVLGISLWFQKHVRTFAGVAAILLALVSIPVSNIGGFLIGFLLAMVGGAMAVAWVPGEPPAPEAEETGKGEGDAPEGLTGPSADPLGEPIDLSGTSPANGANGRHSAG from the coding sequence ATGAGCGCCGAGACTCCTGCCGCCACCGGCCAGTTCAGCCGCCGGAGGCTGCAGTTCCGCGCCTGGCGGGGCACCCGGCCGTTCTGGGCCGGGCTGTTCGTCCTCCTCGGCGGAATCCCTATCGCTTACTTCCCGTACGCCAATCTGAAGATCGGGCATCTGACGCTGGCGATGGCGACCACCGCGGGCGCCGGGTCCCTGATCATCGGCGTGCTGCTCGTCGTGCTCGGCATCAGCCTCTGGTTTCAGAAGCACGTACGCACCTTCGCGGGCGTAGCGGCGATCCTGCTGGCCCTGGTCTCCATCCCGGTGTCCAACATTGGTGGCTTCCTCATCGGCTTCCTGCTGGCGATGGTCGGCGGCGCGATGGCAGTGGCCTGGGTGCCGGGTGAGCCGCCGGCGCCGGAGGCGGAGGAGACCGGGAAGGGCGAGGGCGACGCGCCCGAGGGCCTGACCGGTCCGAGCGCCGATCCGCTGGGTGAGCCGATCGACCTGTCAGGAACGAGCCCGGCGAACGGGGCGAACGGGAGGCACAGTGCCGGCTGA
- a CDS encoding DUF6230 family protein — MESQVRGGTRWKRFAVVMVPSVAATACIGIALAQGALAASFSVSGQSFKVTADKLVGKGFSQYGAIDAGTTLDGKNTAHPVAVSAFKTASITNMCQSVVTPNIPLLGSVSLTLKAGGGGTPVKAENLYIDVEELEANAVFKNIDIGVAAKDAKKGPGMKENETSNPFGFAQQADEATLTDVKQTAWATTAGTFKLSGLKMSLSTGVKECY, encoded by the coding sequence ATGGAGTCCCAGGTGCGTGGCGGGACCAGATGGAAGCGGTTCGCTGTGGTGATGGTGCCCAGCGTCGCCGCCACGGCGTGTATAGGTATCGCTCTCGCGCAGGGCGCCCTCGCCGCGTCGTTCAGCGTGTCGGGGCAGTCGTTCAAGGTCACGGCCGACAAGCTCGTCGGCAAAGGCTTCTCCCAGTACGGGGCCATTGACGCGGGGACCACCCTCGACGGCAAGAACACGGCTCACCCTGTCGCGGTCTCGGCCTTCAAGACGGCCTCGATCACGAACATGTGCCAGTCCGTGGTCACGCCGAACATCCCGCTGCTCGGTTCCGTCAGCCTGACGCTGAAGGCGGGCGGCGGCGGTACGCCGGTCAAGGCCGAGAACCTGTACATCGACGTCGAGGAGCTTGAGGCGAACGCCGTCTTCAAGAACATCGACATCGGCGTTGCCGCCAAGGACGCCAAAAAGGGTCCTGGCATGAAGGAGAACGAGACATCGAACCCGTTCGGGTTCGCGCAGCAGGCCGACGAGGCCACGCTGACCGACGTGAAGCAGACGGCGTGGGCGACCACTGCCGGAACCTTCAAGCTCAGCGGCCTGAAGATGTCGCTGTCGACGGGTGTCAAGGAGTGCTACTAA
- a CDS encoding tetratricopeptide repeat protein produces the protein MQPRNMSMSGVVDLAAVKAAQEAKAKAEQARAEAARQGGGGGAVSPADLVIDVDEAGFERDVLQRSTEVPVVIDFWAEWCEPCKQLSPVLERLAVEYNGRFVLAKIDVDANQMLMQQFGIQGIPAVFAVVAGQALPLFQGAAGEAQIRQTLDQLVQVAEQRFGLTGLAVDPEADPGAAEQQQAPAVPAGPYDALLEAAVQALDAGDLGGAVQAYKNVLSDDPGNMEAKLGLAQAELLQRVQGLDPAQVRKDAADKPGDVRAQVAAADLDLVGGHVEDAFGRLIDTVQRTAGEEREGVRVRLLELFEVVGAEDPRVVAARRALARALF, from the coding sequence ATGCAGCCACGGAACATGTCCATGAGCGGAGTCGTCGACCTCGCCGCGGTGAAGGCGGCCCAGGAGGCCAAGGCGAAGGCGGAGCAGGCGCGCGCCGAAGCGGCCCGGCAGGGCGGCGGGGGAGGAGCCGTCTCCCCGGCCGACCTCGTCATCGATGTCGACGAGGCCGGATTCGAGCGCGATGTCCTCCAGCGGTCCACCGAGGTACCGGTCGTCATCGACTTCTGGGCCGAGTGGTGTGAGCCCTGCAAGCAGCTGAGCCCGGTCCTGGAGCGGCTGGCCGTCGAGTACAACGGGCGCTTCGTCCTTGCCAAGATCGACGTCGACGCCAATCAGATGCTGATGCAGCAGTTCGGGATCCAGGGGATTCCCGCCGTCTTCGCCGTGGTGGCGGGACAGGCGCTGCCGCTCTTCCAGGGGGCCGCCGGCGAGGCGCAGATCAGGCAGACGCTCGACCAGCTCGTGCAGGTCGCCGAGCAGCGGTTCGGCCTCACCGGCCTGGCCGTCGACCCCGAGGCCGACCCCGGCGCCGCCGAACAGCAGCAGGCTCCCGCGGTACCGGCGGGGCCGTACGACGCCCTGCTGGAAGCCGCCGTACAGGCCCTGGACGCGGGCGACTTGGGCGGTGCCGTACAGGCGTACAAGAACGTGCTGAGCGACGACCCGGGCAACATGGAGGCCAAACTCGGCCTCGCCCAGGCCGAGTTGCTCCAGCGGGTGCAGGGGCTCGACCCGGCGCAGGTGCGCAAGGACGCCGCCGACAAGCCGGGTGATGTGCGGGCGCAGGTCGCCGCCGCCGACCTGGATCTGGTGGGCGGTCATGTCGAGGACGCGTTCGGACGGCTCATCGACACCGTGCAGCGCACGGCGGGCGAGGAGCGGGAGGGCGTACGGGTGCGGCTGCTCGAACTCTTCGAGGTGGTCGGCGCCGAGGATCCGCGAGTCGTCGCGGCGCGCAGGGCGCTGGCGCGCGCCCTGTTCTGA
- a CDS encoding RNA-guided endonuclease InsQ/TnpB family protein: MIRAYKFLMRPTAGQAAALAAMLADHCSLYNGALQERRDAYRHVSKTSVTYGQQSAQLKEIRAFDPERQGRWSFSSQQATLRRLEKAFQAFFRRVKASETPGYPRFRGVNWFDTVDFPKDGDGCRWDSTPHDRVTRVRFQGVGHVKVNQHRPVVGKVKTVSVKREGKRWYVVLTAEQAQPEPLPPTDSVVGIDMGIASFLTTSGGEHVANPRHGRKAAAKLEAAQQALSRFPRVRRDKRTANHQRAVDHVAKLHRKVRRQRLDHAHKAALDLVREHDFIAHEDLKIRNMVKAPASKSDPDQPGSFLPNGAAAKAGLNHSISDAGWGVFLTILHAKAESAGREVIAVDPRNTSRTCPECGHVSAENRPTQEKFHCVSCGHWAHADTVGALNVLRAGLVRRDANPA, encoded by the coding sequence ATGATCCGTGCGTACAAGTTCCTCATGCGGCCCACCGCGGGCCAGGCCGCTGCGCTCGCCGCGATGCTGGCTGATCACTGCTCGCTCTACAACGGCGCGTTGCAGGAACGCCGGGACGCCTACCGGCACGTGTCGAAGACGAGCGTCACGTACGGGCAGCAGTCCGCGCAGCTCAAGGAGATCCGCGCCTTCGACCCGGAGCGTCAGGGCCGCTGGTCTTTCTCCTCCCAGCAGGCGACGTTGCGCCGGCTGGAGAAGGCGTTCCAGGCGTTCTTCCGTCGGGTCAAGGCCAGTGAGACCCCCGGCTATCCGCGTTTTCGGGGTGTCAACTGGTTCGACACGGTGGACTTCCCCAAGGACGGGGACGGCTGCCGCTGGGACTCCACCCCGCACGATCGGGTCACCCGAGTCCGCTTCCAGGGCGTCGGCCACGTCAAGGTCAACCAGCACCGGCCCGTGGTCGGCAAGGTCAAGACCGTGTCCGTCAAGCGCGAGGGCAAGCGCTGGTACGTCGTGCTGACCGCCGAGCAGGCCCAGCCCGAGCCGCTGCCCCCGACGGACAGCGTGGTCGGCATCGACATGGGCATCGCCTCATTCCTCACCACCTCAGGCGGTGAGCACGTCGCCAACCCCCGTCACGGTCGCAAGGCCGCCGCGAAGCTCGAAGCCGCGCAGCAGGCCCTGTCCCGTTTCCCGCGCGTGCGCCGCGACAAGCGCACCGCCAACCACCAGCGGGCCGTGGACCATGTCGCCAAGCTGCACCGCAAAGTCCGCCGCCAGCGGCTCGACCACGCCCACAAGGCCGCTCTCGACCTCGTGCGGGAACACGACTTCATCGCGCACGAAGACCTCAAGATCCGCAACATGGTCAAGGCCCCCGCGTCGAAGTCTGACCCAGACCAGCCGGGCAGCTTCCTGCCCAATGGTGCCGCGGCGAAGGCCGGGCTCAACCACTCGATCTCGGATGCCGGATGGGGGGTGTTCCTGACGATTCTGCACGCCAAGGCTGAAAGCGCCGGACGGGAAGTGATCGCCGTGGACCCCCGCAACACCTCCCGGACTTGCCCCGAATGCGGGCACGTCTCAGCGGAGAACCGGCCCACCCAGGAGAAGTTCCACTGCGTTTCCTGCGGCCACTGGGCGCACGCGGACACGGTGGGCGCCCTGAACGTTCTACGGGCCGGGCTGGTCCGTCGCGACGCCAATCCGGCATAG
- the tnpA gene encoding IS200/IS605 family transposase → MSPRWEPNPDVRTGRHVTYSLHAHLVFVTKHRREVFDDAMLKRCEEIMREVCVSFDAQLREFNGEQDHVHLLVHYPPKVALSKLINSLKGVSSRYLRAEYTGRINHIGMGSVFWSRSYFAASCGGAPLTVIRQYIESQKRPT, encoded by the coding sequence ATGTCACCGCGCTGGGAACCAAACCCCGATGTCCGCACGGGACGTCACGTCACCTACAGCCTTCACGCGCACTTGGTGTTCGTCACGAAGCATCGGCGCGAAGTCTTCGATGACGCCATGCTCAAGCGGTGCGAGGAGATCATGCGTGAGGTGTGCGTCAGCTTCGATGCGCAGTTGCGGGAGTTCAACGGCGAGCAGGACCACGTGCACCTTCTCGTGCACTACCCGCCGAAGGTCGCCCTGTCGAAGCTGATCAACAGCCTCAAGGGAGTCAGCTCCCGCTACCTGCGGGCCGAATACACCGGCCGGATCAACCACATCGGCATGGGCTCCGTATTCTGGTCCCGCTCATACTTCGCGGCGTCCTGCGGCGGGGCTCCACTGACCGTGATCCGCCAGTACATCGAAAGCCAGAAACGGCCCACCTGA
- a CDS encoding TetR/AcrR family transcriptional regulator → MQSPTSAPRATGRPRSAAADTAILAATREALVELGWSKLTLGDVAARAGVAKTTLYRRWAGKNELVVDAVAELFDELELPDRGSLAADIEGVVLQFAAILARPEAQSGLMAVISESTRDDALRGRIRESIVERQKRLVLEGRSRAQSRGELPPETDPLDAARTVDLIFDIVAGSVVHRCLVSSEPADAAWVRSLTRVLLLGLPGAADADGSV, encoded by the coding sequence ATGCAGAGCCCCACTTCCGCCCCACGGGCCACAGGACGCCCGCGCAGCGCCGCCGCGGACACCGCGATCCTCGCGGCCACGCGGGAGGCCCTGGTGGAGCTGGGCTGGTCGAAGCTCACCTTAGGAGACGTGGCGGCGCGGGCGGGGGTTGCGAAGACGACGCTCTATCGCCGCTGGGCCGGCAAGAACGAACTCGTGGTCGACGCGGTCGCCGAGCTCTTCGACGAACTCGAACTCCCCGACCGCGGCAGCCTCGCCGCCGATATCGAGGGTGTGGTGCTGCAGTTCGCGGCGATCCTGGCGCGGCCGGAGGCGCAGAGCGGTCTCATGGCTGTGATCTCGGAGTCGACACGGGACGACGCGCTGCGCGGGCGCATCCGCGAGTCGATCGTCGAACGGCAGAAGCGGCTGGTCCTGGAGGGCCGCTCCCGCGCCCAGTCCCGCGGCGAACTCCCCCCGGAGACCGACCCACTCGATGCCGCCCGAACCGTGGACCTCATCTTCGACATCGTCGCCGGCTCGGTGGTCCACCGCTGCCTGGTGAGCTCGGAGCCGGCCGACGCGGCATGGGTGCGCAGCCTGACGCGCGTGCTGCTGCTGGGACTTCCGGGGGCCGCGGACGCGGACGGGTCCGTGTAG